One genomic segment of Clostridium saccharoperbutylacetonicum N1-4(HMT) includes these proteins:
- the spoIIIAD gene encoding stage III sporulation protein AD — translation MLIIKVASIALITLFITLLFKQSKNEINTFLVLTAGALILLIMIEPLKEIIDFLKQVADKANIDMLYIGIVLKILAIAYIASFTSALCKDANADSLATQIDISGKIMILVLAIPILMAVLNSILQIL, via the coding sequence ATGTTAATAATAAAAGTTGCGTCTATAGCGCTTATAACATTATTTATCACGCTGTTATTTAAACAATCTAAAAATGAAATAAATACATTCCTTGTTTTAACGGCAGGAGCACTTATACTTCTAATAATGATTGAACCACTTAAAGAAATAATTGATTTTTTAAAACAAGTTGCTGATAAAGCCAATATTGATATGTTGTATATAGGAATTGTGCTGAAAATTTTAGCAATAGCATATATTGCCTCCTTCACTAGTGCCTTATGTAAAGATGCTAATGCAGATAGTCTTGCAACTCAGATAGATATTTCAGGTAAAATAATGATTTTAGTATTAGCAATTCCTATATTGATGGCTGTACTGAATTCCATATTGCAGATATTGTAG
- the spoIIIAE gene encoding stage III sporulation protein AE has translation MKMTKRITLLVIMSIAITIVASFISNYTFEKNNLAYAAEYNVNSNDKSKDTKAIDKEANIDELNGDAKEKLNNLYDYISKMKTDVELMNNLEPAEYIKAYIKDGKGNISLNTMFNAVTSLVFKEVKEVLKLMVSIVTIAIICSLLKNLQEAFSDESISQIAFYACYVLMIIVLSRSFIISISIAKAVINDISNFMSALLPVLITMISLSGGITAATTLDPIVLGAVVFIPKVYSNIIIPMILMVFVLEFANNISNEHKITNLCKLFKQITIWFQGIIVTIFIGILTIRGITSSTIDAVTLKTAKFAVDNFIPIVGKAFSDAITSVAGYSLIIKNAISSIGLIVIILILLYPIVKLMLITLIYKLSAALVEPISDSRLTKSIEAAGNSMVLIISCILTVTLMFFILIGIIASSGRFIVGG, from the coding sequence ATGAAGATGACAAAAAGGATTACTTTGCTGGTAATAATGAGTATTGCAATTACTATAGTTGCAAGCTTCATTTCTAACTATACATTTGAAAAAAATAATTTGGCTTATGCGGCTGAATATAATGTAAACTCCAATGACAAGAGTAAAGATACCAAAGCTATAGACAAAGAAGCTAATATTGATGAATTAAATGGTGATGCAAAAGAAAAATTAAATAATTTGTATGATTATATAAGTAAAATGAAGACAGATGTTGAACTTATGAATAATCTAGAACCTGCTGAATATATTAAAGCTTATATTAAAGACGGTAAGGGAAATATTTCTTTAAATACTATGTTTAATGCAGTAACTAGTTTAGTTTTTAAGGAAGTTAAAGAAGTATTAAAACTTATGGTATCAATAGTGACAATAGCAATAATATGTTCATTGCTGAAAAATCTTCAAGAAGCATTTTCAGATGAAAGCATTTCACAAATTGCTTTTTACGCATGTTATGTACTTATGATAATAGTTTTATCAAGAAGCTTTATTATATCAATTTCAATTGCAAAGGCTGTAATAAATGACATATCAAATTTTATGAGTGCACTTTTACCAGTACTAATAACTATGATTTCTCTGTCAGGTGGAATTACTGCTGCTACTACTTTGGATCCAATAGTTCTTGGAGCAGTTGTTTTTATACCAAAGGTGTATTCAAATATTATAATTCCAATGATACTGATGGTATTTGTATTAGAATTTGCAAATAATATTTCAAATGAACATAAAATAACGAATTTATGTAAACTATTTAAGCAAATTACTATTTGGTTTCAAGGAATTATTGTGACTATTTTTATTGGAATATTGACAATTAGGGGGATTACATCTAGTACTATTGATGCTGTAACTCTTAAAACAGCAAAATTTGCAGTAGATAATTTTATTCCTATAGTAGGAAAGGCATTTTCAGATGCAATTACTTCAGTTGCTGGATATTCTTTAATAATAAAAAATGCTATAAGCTCAATTGGGTTAATTGTAATAATTCTAATTTTACTATACCCAATAGTAAAGCTTATGCTAATTACACTAATTTATAAATTGTCAGCAGCATTAGTTGAGCCAATAAGTGACTCAAGGTTAACAAAATCAATAGAAGCTGCTGGAAACTCTATGGTATTAATAATATCTTGTATTTTAACTGTAACATTAATGTTTTTTATTTTAATTGGCATCATAGCATCTTCAGGAAGGTTTATTGTTGGAGGATAA
- the spoIIIAF gene encoding stage III sporulation protein AF, whose protein sequence is MFIDVLKNIVITIVTVLIFISAVEIMVPSNKMKKYVNFVLGLILISVILSPIVKFLSNGDKEIVNSIKSYEEIFTDNQNKFKSDNVSTLKNNGKEDTKKELFIRNFNKNCEDLLKNKFKEMTFKSELECDVDFNNITFNIKKLRIGIADSKVNKIKKVRINKEKTDNKEENEEYSEVVNYISNQLDIPKEKIEIYKLEE, encoded by the coding sequence ATGTTTATAGACGTTTTAAAGAATATTGTTATAACAATTGTAACTGTTCTAATATTTATTAGTGCTGTAGAGATAATGGTGCCAAGCAATAAAATGAAGAAATATGTAAATTTTGTATTAGGATTAATCCTTATATCTGTAATTTTAAGCCCTATAGTTAAGTTTTTATCTAATGGGGACAAGGAAATAGTGAATAGCATTAAAAGCTATGAGGAAATTTTTACTGATAACCAAAATAAATTTAAATCAGATAATGTGAGTACATTGAAGAACAATGGAAAAGAAGATACCAAGAAAGAACTGTTTATAAGGAATTTTAATAAAAATTGTGAGGATTTGCTTAAAAATAAATTTAAGGAGATGACTTTTAAAAGTGAATTGGAGTGTGATGTTGACTTTAATAATATAACTTTTAATATTAAAAAACTAAGAATAGGGATAGCTGATAGCAAAGTAAATAAGATAAAAAAAGTTAGGATTAACAAGGAAAAGACTGATAATAAAGAAGAAAATGAAGAATATTCTGAAGTGGTTAACTATATTTCAAATCAATTAGATATACCTAAAGAGAAAATTGAAATATATAAATTAGAGGAATAG
- the dxs gene encoding 1-deoxy-D-xylulose-5-phosphate synthase — protein MKLLNKLNFPEDLKKLNDDDYNILSDEIRGFLIDSVSKTGGHLASNLGVVELTLSLFKVFNFDNDKIVWDVGHQSYVYKILTGRKDKFEKLRQYNGMSGFPKRNESKYDSFDTGHSSTSISAALGIARARDLKKEKYNVISVIGDGALTGGMSIEALNDVGFRKTKMIIILNDNQMSISKNVGGLSRYLNKLRIDPSYNKLKTGIHASLDTSNLGKNIAGKISKVKDSIKQLVVPSMFFENIGVKYIGPIDGHDIASMTEVLLKAKEINEPVIIHVLTQKGRGYTLAEESPSKYHAIAPFDLESGELNVSPKNNYSKAFGKALVNLGAKDDRIVAITAAMPEGTGLKCFSEKYKERFFDVGIAEEHAVTLAAGMASNGLKPVFAVYSTFLQRAFDQILHDVCIQNLPVVFAIDRAGIVGEDGETHQGINDLSYLSMIPNIHIVAPKCLEEVEVLLEWALKKNAPVAIRYPKGGNIINNLSPIKEVEEGKWEIINNGSKVCIIATGKMVQHAMIAKDILYEKGINPMVINATFIKPIDKDLLENIKKEGYNILTIEDNILKGGLGSAIKDYLIGTDYKGKIKSLGYNDEFVSQGSVEILYKAYGLDCDNISKVVIQLYD, from the coding sequence ATGAAATTATTGAATAAATTAAACTTCCCAGAAGATTTAAAAAAACTTAATGATGATGATTATAATATACTAAGTGATGAAATCAGGGGATTTTTAATAGATAGTGTTTCCAAAACTGGAGGACATTTGGCATCTAATTTAGGTGTTGTAGAGCTTACTTTAAGTTTGTTCAAAGTATTTAACTTTGATAATGATAAAATAGTGTGGGACGTTGGACATCAAAGTTATGTATATAAGATTTTGACTGGTAGAAAAGATAAGTTTGAAAAACTTAGACAATATAATGGTATGAGCGGCTTTCCAAAGAGAAATGAAAGTAAATACGATTCTTTTGATACTGGACATAGTAGTACTTCAATATCTGCAGCACTTGGAATTGCAAGAGCAAGAGATTTAAAGAAAGAAAAATATAATGTGATTTCTGTAATAGGAGATGGAGCTTTAACTGGTGGAATGTCAATTGAAGCGCTCAATGATGTTGGATTTAGAAAGACAAAGATGATTATTATATTAAATGATAATCAAATGTCCATATCAAAAAATGTTGGAGGATTGTCTAGGTATTTAAATAAGCTTAGAATAGATCCAAGTTATAATAAATTGAAAACAGGTATACATGCATCGTTAGATACTTCAAATTTAGGAAAAAATATAGCAGGAAAGATATCAAAAGTTAAAGATAGCATTAAACAGCTGGTGGTTCCTTCTATGTTTTTTGAAAATATTGGAGTAAAATACATTGGCCCAATTGATGGTCATGATATTGCTTCTATGACAGAGGTGTTATTAAAAGCTAAAGAAATTAATGAACCAGTTATAATTCATGTTTTGACTCAAAAAGGAAGGGGATATACTCTAGCAGAAGAAAGTCCAAGTAAATATCATGCTATAGCTCCTTTTGATCTTGAAAGTGGAGAACTAAATGTTTCACCTAAAAATAATTATTCAAAAGCATTTGGGAAGGCATTAGTAAATTTAGGAGCTAAAGATGACCGAATAGTAGCAATAACTGCAGCTATGCCAGAAGGAACTGGACTTAAATGTTTTTCAGAGAAATACAAAGAAAGATTTTTTGATGTAGGAATTGCAGAAGAGCATGCAGTTACCTTGGCAGCTGGGATGGCGAGTAATGGACTAAAACCTGTATTTGCAGTATATTCGACTTTTTTACAAAGGGCATTTGATCAAATTTTACATGATGTTTGTATTCAAAATCTCCCTGTGGTATTTGCAATAGATAGAGCTGGAATAGTTGGAGAGGATGGAGAAACCCATCAAGGAATTAACGATTTATCATACTTATCCATGATTCCTAATATACATATAGTTGCGCCAAAGTGTTTAGAAGAAGTTGAAGTTTTATTGGAATGGGCTTTAAAGAAAAATGCTCCAGTTGCTATTAGATATCCTAAAGGTGGAAATATTATTAATAATCTTTCTCCAATAAAGGAAGTTGAAGAAGGTAAATGGGAAATAATAAACAATGGTTCTAAAGTATGTATAATTGCAACAGGTAAGATGGTTCAACATGCTATGATTGCAAAAGATATACTTTATGAAAAAGGAATCAATCCAATGGTAATAAATGCAACCTTTATCAAACCAATTGACAAAGATTTACTAGAAAATATTAAAAAAGAAGGATATAATATTCTAACTATAGAAGATAATATTTTAAAGGGTGGATTAGGGTCTGCTATTAAAGATTATTTAATTGGAACAGATTATAAAGGTAAGATTAAATCACTTGGATACAATGATGAATTTGTTTCACAAGGCAGTGTAGAAATATTATATAAAGCATATGGATTAGATTGCGATAACATAAGTAAGGTTGTTATACAGCTTTATGATTAA
- a CDS encoding exodeoxyribonuclease VII small subunit, whose product MAKKESYEEMLIKLQEILNNLENDELNLEESMKSYEEGVKLINKIYKVLDSYEAKISIIKEEKEVEFNDGDGDK is encoded by the coding sequence ATGGCTAAAAAAGAGAGTTACGAAGAAATGCTAATTAAGCTTCAAGAAATTTTGAATAATTTAGAAAATGATGAGTTGAATCTAGAAGAGTCTATGAAGTCTTATGAGGAAGGTGTTAAGCTCATAAATAAGATTTATAAAGTACTAGATTCATATGAGGCTAAAATTTCTATAATTAAAGAGGAAAAAGAAGTGGAGTTTAATGATGGAGATGGAGATAAATAA
- a CDS encoding SpoIIIAH-like family protein gives MTKKQCGIIFTLLALILCVGMLAAKLNKGGLNDPTDLSQVLSTDKANSDQDAQALNQQNNFYEAKSDREQKDSSTIQTLNQIISDSNTSKEQKAEATKELNQKTMARDYEGRIELGIKNKGYEDALCMLQGEKATVIVKSQNPLQENETVAIQEIVQNTSKIKDVIIQVQK, from the coding sequence ATGACAAAGAAACAATGTGGGATTATTTTTACATTATTAGCATTAATATTATGTGTAGGTATGTTAGCAGCTAAGCTTAATAAGGGAGGATTAAATGATCCAACAGATTTAAGCCAAGTACTATCTACTGATAAGGCTAATAGTGATCAAGATGCGCAAGCTTTAAATCAACAAAATAATTTTTATGAAGCTAAAAGTGATAGAGAGCAAAAAGACTCATCAACAATTCAAACTTTAAATCAAATTATTTCTGATTCTAATACCTCAAAAGAACAAAAAGCAGAAGCTACAAAAGAATTGAATCAAAAAACAATGGCAAGGGATTATGAGGGTAGAATTGAGCTTGGTATTAAAAATAAAGGATATGAGGATGCTTTATGTATGTTACAAGGAGAAAAGGCAACAGTAATCGTTAAATCTCAAAATCCTCTACAAGAAAATGAAACTGTAGCAATTCAAGAAATAGTTCAAAATACATCAAAAATAAAAGATGTAATAATTCAAGTTCAAAAATAG
- the spoIIIAG gene encoding stage III sporulation protein AG, with the protein MDKNQFKNELNKLLGQKKIKSLIAVCIILLFVYLAMDVFLDTNKNFSPNKLSTMTNKKDDVNTSNIVNEEDEKNYEENQKNNLKNMLKKMNGVGDVEVMMTFENGEEKIPAYDKNGQKSVTEETDTEGGKRVNNQNNDSSKVVMTTKDGNNEPFILTTYKPKLIGVMILAEGAENSKIKYEIQQAVSKLYNLSLDKVNVYSMKK; encoded by the coding sequence ATGGATAAAAATCAATTTAAGAATGAGCTTAATAAATTATTAGGGCAAAAAAAAATAAAAAGTCTAATAGCAGTTTGTATAATTCTATTGTTTGTCTATCTTGCCATGGATGTATTTTTAGATACCAATAAAAATTTTAGCCCAAATAAATTATCAACAATGACAAATAAAAAAGATGATGTAAACACTTCAAATATTGTAAATGAAGAAGATGAAAAAAATTATGAAGAAAATCAAAAGAACAATTTGAAAAATATGTTAAAGAAGATGAATGGAGTTGGTGATGTTGAGGTAATGATGACTTTTGAAAATGGAGAAGAAAAGATTCCTGCATATGATAAAAATGGTCAAAAATCTGTTACTGAGGAAACCGATACTGAGGGTGGAAAACGCGTAAATAATCAAAATAATGATTCGTCAAAGGTAGTAATGACAACAAAGGATGGAAATAATGAGCCGTTTATATTAACAACCTATAAACCTAAACTTATAGGTGTTATGATTTTAGCGGAAGGTGCTGAGAATAGCAAAATTAAATATGAAATACAACAAGCTGTATCTAAACTATATAACTTAAGTTTAGATAAGGTTAATGTATATAGTATGAAGAAGTAG
- a CDS encoding Asp23/Gls24 family envelope stress response protein, with protein sequence MEDLIHEENTGVVKISDEVVSVIAGIAAQEIDGILDSQVGVTNNLTSIFKGKKNTAKASKVTLEEDKAIIDMNISVEYGRKIMDVAAQVQENVKKTVEAMTGLSVEAVNVSVQNIYLPKKEENESN encoded by the coding sequence ATGGAAGATTTAATTCATGAAGAAAATACTGGAGTTGTTAAAATTTCCGATGAAGTGGTAAGCGTTATTGCTGGAATAGCTGCTCAAGAAATTGATGGAATATTAGATAGTCAAGTAGGTGTAACAAACAATTTGACTAGTATATTTAAAGGCAAGAAAAATACTGCAAAAGCTAGTAAAGTAACTTTGGAAGAAGATAAGGCAATTATAGATATGAATATATCAGTTGAATACGGCAGAAAAATAATGGATGTTGCAGCACAAGTTCAAGAGAATGTTAAGAAAACTGTTGAAGCTATGACTGGATTAAGTGTAGAAGCTGTGAATGTTTCTGTTCAAAATATTTATTTGCCAAAAAAGGAAGAAAATGAATCTAATTAG
- the nusB gene encoding transcription antitermination factor NusB codes for MNRKLSREKAMELLFGITLSKDSIEEAMEGFTENYEGNIKDIDLDYIKQALNGVETNKEEIDKVIEVNLHNWKLERISKVNLSILRLATFELLHDETVPRNVAINEALEITRRYSDEKSVSFINGVLDKIK; via the coding sequence ATGAATAGAAAATTATCAAGAGAAAAAGCAATGGAGTTATTATTTGGAATCACGTTAAGCAAGGATTCAATTGAAGAAGCAATGGAAGGTTTCACAGAAAATTATGAAGGAAATATAAAGGATATTGATTTAGACTACATAAAACAAGCTTTAAATGGAGTTGAAACTAATAAAGAAGAAATTGATAAAGTTATAGAAGTTAACTTACATAATTGGAAACTAGAAAGAATATCTAAAGTAAATTTAAGTATATTAAGACTTGCAACTTTTGAATTATTACATGATGAAACAGTTCCAAGAAACGTTGCTATAAATGAAGCATTAGAAATAACTAGAAGATATTCAGATGAAAAAAGTGTATCCTTCATTAATGGAGTGCTTGATAAAATTAAATAA
- a CDS encoding polyprenyl synthetase family protein yields MEINNLKQDIDSYLKDYFINKGTYNKVIYDSCSYSLNIGGKRIRPILLALTYYIYKENYNKVIPMAAAIEMIHTYSLIHDDLPCMDDDDLRRGQPTNHIKFQENIAVLAGDALLNEAMIIMMKFALENKENSLLAAHEIAAAAGAEGMIGGQVVDIVSEGKEISKDELEYMHAKKTGALIKASIVAGAILADAPKDDLEMFEKYGEKLGLVFQIKDDILDVVGDKNKLGKNTHADEEHNKTNFISVFGLEKCIDLCESLTEECITILNNLSVNAEYLVNLTYNLLNREN; encoded by the coding sequence ATGGAGATAAATAATCTAAAGCAAGATATCGATAGTTATTTAAAAGATTACTTTATAAATAAAGGTACATACAATAAAGTTATATATGATTCGTGCAGCTATAGTTTAAATATAGGAGGAAAACGAATAAGACCTATATTGTTAGCTTTAACTTATTATATATACAAAGAAAATTATAATAAAGTTATTCCAATGGCAGCTGCAATTGAGATGATACATACTTATTCATTGATTCATGATGATTTACCATGTATGGATGATGATGATTTACGAAGGGGTCAACCTACAAATCATATAAAATTTCAAGAAAATATTGCAGTACTTGCAGGTGATGCATTATTAAATGAAGCTATGATAATTATGATGAAATTTGCTTTGGAAAATAAAGAAAATTCATTATTAGCAGCCCATGAAATAGCTGCTGCTGCTGGAGCAGAAGGTATGATAGGTGGTCAGGTTGTTGATATTGTTTCAGAAGGAAAAGAAATTTCTAAAGATGAGTTAGAATATATGCATGCAAAAAAAACAGGTGCTCTCATTAAAGCATCAATAGTTGCAGGCGCTATTTTAGCAGATGCACCAAAAGATGACTTGGAAATGTTTGAAAAGTATGGAGAGAAGCTTGGTTTAGTATTTCAAATAAAAGATGATATTTTAGACGTTGTTGGTGATAAGAATAAGCTAGGAAAAAATACACATGCAGATGAAGAGCATAATAAAACCAATTTTATATCAGTTTTTGGATTAGAAAAGTGTATTGATTTATGTGAATCATTAACTGAAGAATGTATAACAATTCTTAATAATTTAAGTGTTAATGCTGAATACTTAGTAAATTTAACGTATAATCTTTTAAATAGAGAAAATTAA
- the xseA gene encoding exodeoxyribonuclease VII large subunit — MNIKTLTVSEVTNYIKRMLDNDFILSNLSVKGEISNLKYHSSGHIYFSLKDNNGKINCVMFKSSAMLLKFALEEGMEVIIKGRASIYPATGSFQLYCEEIRKEGIGDLFVKFEKLKEKLSKEGYFDEAHKKILPKYPERVGIVTSSTGAAIRDIINVATRRSNLVDLVLYPAKVQGIDAYKEIIEGIKYFNKKNSVDIIIVGRGGGSIEELWNFNEEELAKAIYNSKIPIISAVGHEIDFTICDFVADVRAATPSQGAEIAVPLSSDIRDKISDISNRIDKKIDSKLQSCKIELSGAERLLKLNSPIAKISNSYLELDKLQERLRFVIKAKLKKEKSAIENLNNLLFAHNPINVISKGYAIIEDNDNNLITSKEMLKESKEIKIILKDGETKGNFTTLE, encoded by the coding sequence ATGAATATTAAGACGTTAACAGTTTCAGAGGTTACTAATTATATTAAAAGAATGTTAGACAATGATTTCATTTTAAGTAATCTCTCTGTAAAAGGAGAGATTTCTAATTTAAAATATCATAGCAGTGGACATATATATTTTTCTCTTAAAGATAATAATGGAAAAATTAATTGTGTTATGTTTAAAAGTAGTGCAATGCTACTTAAGTTTGCATTAGAAGAAGGCATGGAAGTTATAATTAAAGGAAGAGCTTCAATTTATCCAGCTACTGGTAGTTTTCAACTATACTGTGAGGAAATACGCAAAGAAGGTATAGGTGATCTTTTTGTTAAGTTTGAAAAGCTTAAAGAAAAATTATCTAAAGAAGGCTACTTTGATGAAGCTCATAAAAAAATTCTTCCTAAATATCCTGAAAGAGTTGGAATAGTGACTTCGTCAACAGGAGCAGCTATCAGGGATATTATTAATGTTGCAACGCGAAGAAGTAATTTAGTTGATTTGGTTTTATATCCAGCAAAGGTTCAAGGCATAGATGCCTATAAGGAAATAATTGAAGGTATAAAATATTTCAATAAAAAGAACTCTGTTGATATAATAATAGTTGGCAGAGGTGGTGGATCAATCGAAGAATTATGGAATTTTAACGAAGAAGAGTTAGCTAAAGCAATTTATAATTCAAAAATACCTATAATTTCAGCAGTTGGTCATGAAATAGATTTTACAATTTGTGATTTTGTAGCAGATGTAAGAGCAGCAACGCCATCTCAGGGAGCTGAAATTGCAGTTCCTTTAAGTAGTGATATAAGAGATAAAATAAGTGATATATCGAATAGAATAGATAAAAAGATAGATAGCAAATTGCAAAGCTGTAAAATTGAATTAAGTGGTGCAGAAAGGCTTTTGAAGCTGAATTCTCCTATAGCTAAGATATCTAATTCATATTTGGAATTAGATAAATTGCAAGAACGACTAAGATTTGTAATTAAGGCAAAACTTAAGAAGGAGAAGAGTGCAATAGAAAATTTAAATAACTTGCTATTTGCTCATAATCCTATTAATGTTATATCTAAAGGATATGCTATAATAGAAGATAATGATAACAATTTAATAACATCAAAAGAGATGTTAAAGGAAAGTAAAGAAATAAAGATTATTCTTAAAGATGGCGAAACAAAAGGGAATTTTACAACATTAGAATAG
- a CDS encoding bifunctional methylenetetrahydrofolate dehydrogenase/methenyltetrahydrofolate cyclohydrolase: MGQIINGKEVALKIKDEIKEFVAARKEKKLAAPKIASILVGNDGGSIYYMSSQEKVATSLGVEFLKVTLSESCNAEEVINEIHKLNEDNSVQGIILQLPLPDKFDEKKIIKEISPNKDIDCLTFESQGKLYMGEPRFLPCTPNSVVTLIKSLNIDITGKNVVVLGRSNIVGKPVAQLLLNENATVTICHSKTKNLKEVCKSADILVVAIGKPKFIDESYVNENSVVIDVGTSSFEGKITGDVDFDKVIDKCSLLTPVPGGVGALTTTLLIKNACEALKENEY, from the coding sequence ATGGGGCAAATTATTAATGGCAAAGAAGTTGCATTAAAAATAAAAGACGAAATAAAAGAATTTGTAGCAGCAAGAAAAGAAAAAAAACTTGCTGCACCTAAAATTGCATCAATATTGGTTGGAAACGATGGGGGATCAATTTATTATATGTCTAGCCAGGAGAAAGTAGCTACATCTCTTGGAGTGGAATTTTTAAAAGTAACTTTAAGTGAGTCTTGTAATGCTGAAGAGGTTATAAATGAAATACATAAATTAAATGAAGATAATAGTGTTCAAGGTATAATACTTCAATTACCACTTCCAGATAAGTTTGACGAAAAGAAGATTATTAAAGAAATATCACCTAACAAAGATATAGACTGTCTTACATTTGAAAGCCAAGGAAAATTATATATGGGTGAGCCAAGATTTTTGCCATGTACACCTAACTCTGTAGTAACATTGATTAAAAGCCTGAATATAGATATTACTGGAAAGAATGTTGTAGTTCTTGGAAGAAGTAATATTGTAGGTAAACCAGTAGCACAACTTTTGCTAAATGAAAATGCAACTGTTACTATTTGTCATTCAAAAACTAAAAATTTAAAAGAAGTTTGCAAAAGTGCAGATATCTTGGTTGTAGCAATTGGTAAGCCAAAATTTATTGATGAAAGCTATGTTAATGAAAATTCAGTAGTAATTGATGTTGGAACTTCTTCTTTTGAAGGAAAAATAACTGGAGATGTGGATTTTGATAAAGTAATAGATAAGTGTAGCCTTTTGACACCAGTTCCAGGTGGAGTTGGTGCATTAACTACAACTCTATTGATTAAAAATGCATGTGAGGCGTTAAAAGAAAATGAATATTAA